The sequence GGGTTCCTgcctttcctcctgcttctcgTCTGCCACGTGCTCACGCAGGCTGCTGCCTCCCGGACCTGCTGCCGCCGCCGGCCAAGGCCCACGGCCTGCCGGGGCTTCGCCCGTGTGGCCAAGGCCATTCTGTCAGCCTACGTGGTCTTGCGGCTGCCCTACCACCTGGCGCAGCTGCTGTACCTGGCCTTCCTGTGGGACGTCTACCCCGGCTACCTGCTCTGGGAAGCGCTGGTCTACTCCGACTACCTGACCCTGCTCAACAGCTGCCTcagtcccttcctctgcctcctggcCAGCGCCGACCTCCGGGCCCTGCTGCGCGCCGTCCTCTCCTCCTTCGCGGCAGCTCTCTGTGAAGAACGGCCTGGAAGCTTCACGCCAGCGGAGCCACAGACCCAAGTGGACTCTGGGAGTCAGACTCTTCCCGGGCCAGTGGCTGGGGCCCAGCCCCAGGTGAACCCCGTAGCACAGCCACGGTCGGACGCTGTGTCCCAGCCTCGGGGGAACCCCGCGGCACAGCCACGGTCGGATTCAGTGGCCCAGCCACAGGCAGAGCCCACAGCACAGCCACGGTCGGATTCAGTGGCCCAGCCACAGGCGGATTTTGTGATGCAGCCTCAGCTGAACGCCTCAGTTCGGCCACAGGTGAACCTTGAGTCCCAGCCCCATTTGGACTTTGTGGCCCAGCCACAAGTGAGCCCCGAGACCCCCGGACCTGCCTCCGGCCCAGCTCTCAGCCCCTGTGATGAAGCGTCTTCTGCCCCATCCGCGGATCCCACCCCGGAAGCCCCTGAGAACCCAGCGGTGCCTGCTGACTCTGAGGGAGAAAGTCCCAGCAGCGTCCCCCCAGAGGAAGCCCCTGGAGCAGGCCCCACCTGAGGGTCTGGGAAAGCTCGGGCCCATCAAGGCAGTGGAAGAGCCAGAGCCAGTCAGAGACGAGGGGAGCCATGGAGGAAGTCATCAAAGAAACCCCCCTCAAGTCCCTTGGGGCTGGCAGGAGAACTTGGGGGAAGTGAAAATGAAGCACCAAAAGTCCCAGGCAGTTTGTCGTGATCGTCTCGGCcctacccaggcccccctcagtttctccatgcttgcccccccccccccagtagccCAACAGTCACAGCCGACAGGGTGCTGCTGGGCTCTGTCCTCCAGCACCCCTGGACCgcactgcccacctcccccccaagCCTCAGTCCTGCGGGAGAAAGACAGCAGGGGTGACTTCCCTGAGCTTGTGCCGATCTCCCCGGAATCCTtcctccaccctctcctccctgtctcacCCTCTAACTCGGGCGTGAGGAGGATGAAGGAAGaaatctctgcagaaaaggaggCATTTAAGAGCCAGAAGGAACCTGGGGTCCTGGGAGCCCACGCAGGCTGGCCGAGCCCTGTccaccagccccctgccccccacaggcAGCGAGCCTGGCGCAGGACCTCCCTCAGCAAGGCAGCGGGAGCGGAGGCGATGAGAGCCACCGAGCCTGGATTCAAATCGGGCTCCGGTGACGGCaggagcctggcacacagcaggggctCAGTGAACGAATGTTCTCCATTCGCCGGCATCCAGGGAAGTCCCTGCAGGGGCTGGAGATGGAGGAGAGGAGGCGCCACCTTGGCCTGGGCATCTGGGGTCTTGTGAGCTTTGGGGCAGATCGGCTGTGCCCATGACAGTTCTGGGCCACGGATGCCCAGGGGGCCTGAGAGAGCGTCTGCTCCACTGAAGGGTTCAACTAGTGTCCacctgtccccccccccgccgtgttCCAAAATCGTGAGCCTCTTCCCCtttatccccctcccccagtcgttTCCCAGTAGCTCAGTGTTGTGACCTGTAGCAGCTGAGAGCCGCCCCAAGGCAGACACTTAGGTGCTATGCTTCCAGGGTGCTTCCATCTTAAAAAGGCAGCAGGCTGTGCGGGCGGCCCGGAGAGGTGCGGGCAGATCTGGGTTCTGGCTGCTGCTTCGCCTCGATTTCCTCCTCTGTACAACGGGGTGGTCATGTTCCCCTTGCAAGGGCTGCTGctatcatgaactgagcccaggGATGCCGAATGGTGGCGGGGGCTGTGTTTGTGGCGGGGGCAACGCCAAGGGCACAATGAGGGCGTGTCCTGGTGGTGGAACTGTGGACACCGAGGCCGAACTACGGACGCCGTTCAGCAATTTCTGCACAGGCACACATTTGTTGAATTCGGTACTTCAGCAAATGTTTATCGAGCACTTGCTAGGTGACTCTCCAGCCAGCCTTCCATTCTGGAGACACATGGGTGGGGTTAGGGGCATGGCCGCTGGTGTCCCTCGGCGGtcttttgaatcccagctccaccgctcaccagctgtgtgatcttcagGAAGGCTCTTGGCTTCTTTGGGACTCAGTTtccgcatctgtaaaatgggggtgataaccATGGTTCCCGGGCCAGGCCTGGGAGCAGGACTGACCCACGGGCCAGAGCCCACGTGGGAGCATCCTGCCCGCTAGGCTTTGTCTGCTCCACCGTACTGCCTCCCCCTCTGCAAGAAATGCTTTCACCCTGGCCCACCCCATTGGGTGCACCCTCCCTGGAGGCAGGGACTGGTCTTGCAGtgtccctcccctttctcccagaCGGCGGTCCCAAAGCAGATCAGGCACTCAAACCCCAGCGCCAGCCACCTGCCATCAACTCTGGTCCCCACTCCAAACCCAGCATTTCGGAGAGTGGGGCAGCCCCATCTCCAAGGTCCCTGAGGGGGAATCTCACCCATAATGGGTAATCTCGACCCAGGAGAGAGGGCAGTGCCATGAAGGGCTTTGTGGGATAAAGAGGAGTTCTCCTGGTGACccacagagttttgttttggagGAAACATGCACACCCGAGGCCACAGAGGTTGAAAGGAGGGCTCATCCCTGACATTCTTCAGTCCATCTACCTCACCCCTAACACACCCCATGGGGCTGGACTCCTGTTGCCTTCTGGGAGACTCACGCCTTCTCCAGGTGAGAGGTACCCCTCGTGGAGAGACTCATTCTGAGAGCTGTGAATACGAACACCGTCGATCCTACATTCAGGACTGCTGTTCATTCTTTCACTCAACGTACACGAATTGAATGCATGCTGAGCGCTAGGTCTCATTCTAGGTGCTTCGACATGGTGGGGAACAAGACCAAAGACCGGGTACTACCCTCCACTTGCTGACATTCTAGCGGGGCGAGGCAGACAAAAAGCAAATACACAATGGTTACACAAGACGACGTCAGATCGTGATTCAGAAGGATATGGGGGGAACAAGTCAGGGCCAGAGAGTGAGTGACCAGTGAGGGGTTGGTTGGGGAGGGCCCTTTGAGAAGGCAACATTTGGGCAGAGCCCTGGAGGAAGTGAGGGTTGGAGCCTTTTCACAATCTGAGGGAAGCGTTTCCAGATGGAGTGAACAGGATGTACCCAGGCCCCGCAGTGGGAAGGAAGGTGGTTTGTTTCGGGGACAAGAGGATCAGTGTCACTGGGCCACAtgcagggacagggcagaggaaggtaacaaacgggggaggggtatGCAATGACGGCGCATGTTATTTCAAGTGTgacaaggaggagggaagggagggcttAGGGTAGGGGGTGTCTTATCTGGGCTTTAGACAGACCTCTGGCTGTTGCCTGGAGGGCGCAACGGAGAGAGAGGCTAATGTGACACTCCCTCTTCCAAAGCACCCTCATTCCTGTCCTTTTTTGGAAGGGTCTGCCTGCCCCACGGTTTATGGAACAAAGGGAAAAGCAAGGACTTTGGAGCCAAACAGATGGGAACTAAATCTCGGCGGGGTGACCTGGggcaggcacccctctctctgaGTTGTTTCCTCATCAGGGGAGGAAAGCAGTGAGTAGGGTACGAGCCCCAGCCTGTGTCAGACACACAGTGGGGCCTCCTGCAGCCCCAGATAAGCCCCCTTCTAGCTttgctcttccctcctcttcccacctacctcccctttttctgggaaaaaagaaaaaggtgaccAAGGGGTGATGATCAGGGTCTCAAGGAAGGACTGAGGGAGGCGGCCGGTGCCCTGGGGACACCAGCCCCAGGCAGAGGGGGCAGATCTGCCTGTCCGACCTACAGAGACACCTAAGTCCCCCCAGGGTGGGACACGGACAGAGCTAGGGTAGATTTAGGGAGGCCAGTCTGGGCCCCGTCACAGGAGCTAGCTAGGAGGGAGACATCTGCAGACAGACCACTAGGCCTCCGTGGGAGATGGtcgggaagagaaaggaaggtgtGAGCGATCTGGCAGAGGGCATGtccccatttctatttttaataaggaGGCCCGGCAGACCCCGGGGGTGCTCAGGAGAAAGAAGGGGTTGGCTGGGGCCTTCCGCTCACCCCTTAAAACACCGCACCGCTGGTGCATTTACACTGTTCATCAAGAGCGTGTACTTTTGTAACCCTTAAAAAGAGGCACGTGAACATACGGGCTGTCAGACTAGATACTGTATTTTtggagtgggtggggggggtgggctgggggacCCGGAAGAATGCACCGGGATGGGGATGGGGACTGGGACGGCGGGCTGCACCCAATGCCCGTACTCCCGAGGGCTCCGCCAGAGGAGAGGATGGCGAAGGGTCAGCGGTCTGCGGGCGGGAAGCGCCTCGCACCTGCAGCCCCTctggccccacccctgctcctttGCCCTAGAGGGGCCCGGGTGCCTGAGGGGCAGGGCtcgcccaggccccgcccctgcgCCCCCGTGGCCCCCGTGCTCCTGGCCTCCTGGGGCGGCTCGCAGtctcccgccccgcccctccgcgCGTGACCTCGACCCCGCCCCCGcgagcccccgccccgcccccccgccccctgcccccggctCCTCTGTCACTTCCTGATTCCCGCTTCCTGCTTCCCAGAGGCCGGGATCCGGAGCCGCCCGAGGCCGGTGCCGCAGTCCCCGGCGTCCCCGGTGAGCGCGGCGGGCCGGGACTGGGGTCGCGGGCGGGGGACCCGGCTGGGCTGCCGGGGCGGGGCCgcaggaggctggggtgggggtcgcGAGTCCGAGGAGCCCTTCCCCTCCGCGGCGCCCcaccctctgtccccactccctgTGGCCACCCAGCCTGTCCCCTCTTGGTTCACCTTGGACCCCGCTCCGAAGGCGCCCTGGGATGCTCTCCGGCCGGGAGCGGCGTCctgaccacccccctccccccccccccccgcccagtccTGCCAGGCCCCCTGGGCCGGCCTGGGGCTCCCGGCAGCTCCCTGCACATTCCTGCAGGCACTGCACATTCCCTGGGGCTCGGAACTGGGGCCGAGTGCGGCTCCACAGAGGAGTCCTTTCCTGCCTCTTGTGGCTGTCCAGCCCATCAGCCAACTTCCAAATCCTGGGCAGGAAGGAGCCTGCTTGCAACTGACTAGGACCCTCCGAGGAGCTTGCCCTGCTTTGGCACCTCCCACTTCCCCCACACATaccagagtcagggaggggccTGGGTAGGGTCTCCGCAAAGCCCCTCCCACTCAGCAGTGTGGGTCTTGGGTCAGTGCATTTACCCCCCTCCCCAGATGTCACCTTAGAGGGGTGGCAGCCAGGGTCTGTCCCTGTGACCCCATTCTGTAACTGGAGTAACTGAAAGCCAAGAGGGTTACAATGACCAGGCCCCTGGTTgcatcctccccacctcccttcatgCAGCCCCTGGGAGGGATGGGGGTTGTTGGGGTGGGTGAGGGCTGATCCAGGCCTCTCCGCCCTGCAGACATGTCCTTCCGCAAAGTGGTCCGGCAGAGCAAATTCCGGCATGTGTTCGGACAGCCGGTCAAGAATGACCAGTGCTACGAAGATATTCGAGTGTCCCGTGTCACCTGGGACAGCACCTTCTGCGCAGTCAACCCCAAGTTCCTGGCGGTGATCGTGGAGGCCAGCGGTGGGGGTGCCTTCCTGGTGCTTCCCCTAAGCAAGGTGGGCCCCatcagggctgggggaaggactGGAGACTCGGCCACACCTGCCAGGCCTATCTGCTCACTTCACATTCCGTATCTCGCCCATCCCCACACTGTTGGACAGGTGTCATAATCTACATTTATTGCCCAGGTGGTATTAGCACAGATGGAGAAAGTTTTTTATTGCCACCGAGGCAGAGTCAgggccagaggcagaggcagaggcaacAAACATTTCCTGCTCACCCTTGACTGCCCCTCTCATGCCCGCAGACGGGCCGCATCGACAAGGCCTACCCGACGGTGTGTGGACACACGGGACCCGTCCTGGACATCGACTGGTGTCCCCACAATGACGAAGTCATCGCCAGCGGCTCAGAGGACTGTACAGTCATGGTGAGCCACGGGGCTGTGGTTGGGCCCGGGTCACAGGTGTGGTTCGAGGCTGCGGGCAGCGGGGCCGAGCAGAGGCCTCCACTggcatccccacccctcccacaggTGTGGCAGATCCCGGAGAACGGGCTGGCCTCCCCACTGACGGAGCCGGTAGTGGTGCTGGAGGGGCACACCAAGCGAGTGGGCATTGTCACCTGGCACCCGACCGCCCGCAACGTGCTACTCAGTGCAGGTCTGcgccgcccaccccccccccccccgcccctctctacGCACGGTTCCGGAGCCCCAAACCCTCGCCCGGGCCCATGTGACAGGTGGTAAAGCTTGACCGCAGAGGTCAAGAGGCCGGGTCTGGTCCCAGGAGGGTGGTCCAAGCCAGCCTGGTGGGCTGATGGCCCCCTGCCCGGCAGGCTGTGACAACGTGGTGCTCATCTGGAACGTGGGCACGGCGGAGGAACTGTACCGCCTGGACGGCCTGCACCCCGACCTCATCTACAACGTCAGCTGGAACCACAACGGCAGCCTCTTCTGCTCTGCGTGCAAGGACAAGAGCGTGCGCATCATCGACCCCCGCCGGGGCACCCTGGTGGCGGTACGTGGCCCTGGAGGGCTAGGATGGTACTGGACAGGCCCAGGGGCTCTGTCGGGGTGCTGTACTGACCACTGTGTCCCCcggacaggagagggagagggctcACGAGGGGGCCCGTCCCATGCGGGCCATCTTCCTGGCGGATGGCAAGGTGTTCACCACGGGCTTCAGCCGCATGAGCGAGCGGCAGCTGGCACTGTGGGACCCGGTGAGTGGCCGTGGCCAGCCTGAGGGGACAGGCTTGATCGAGACTTGGGCCCCACCCTGGGCAAGGAGGGCAGGAGTCACCCCGGAGAGAGGCCTGTGGTTCCCAGGTTCTCAGCCTAGCACCTGAGGCTCCCGGGACCTGGAACCCTGCCAACCTCTTCTGTCCTTGCCCCTTGCTCTCCAGCCTCCCCGACTGCCTCCAGCTTCCTCCAAGTCTCAGGCCACATTATTCTTGCCAACCGAAAGGCCATTCCCTCCTTTGCTTGCCTGTTCCCATCTGGCTGCCCTTCAGGACTCCGTGCAgaggccccctcctccaggaggcctcccagcccttcccctgaAGTGCTCTGTCCCACAGCCCCGTGCTTCTGTATGTAACCTCCACAAGTCCCTCTGGGACAGAGCTGGTGCTGCCTGGTGCCCCCAGCTGCCACGTGGTAGGGACTTTCTCAGCACTGGCTCAGTGGCCCGCAGTAGGCTAGGAAAGTGAGATCCTGGGAGTGGAGGGGATCCAGGAGGGTGGGAGCGAACCCGTCTGGTGTGGTGGGGGCAGTGCCAGCTGGCATGTGAGGCTGCTTGGGGCCAGTCCTGATGGGGGGCTGGGATGGTGAGGAGAGGCGGGGGAAAGACTCTGGCctgactgccccccaccccatgtgcCAGGAGAACCTCGAGGAGCCCATGGCCCTGCAGGAGCTGGACTCCAGCAATGGGGCCCTGCTGCCCTTCTATGACCCGGACACCAGCGTGGTCTACGTGTGCGGCAAGGTGGGGCTGGGCAGGCCtgagggggggcagggaagaaggCTGCCTGCCTGAGCGCtgacccctgccccctcccccgccacagGGTGACTCCAGCATCCGGTACTTTGAGATCACAGATGAGCCCCCCTACATCCACTTCCTGAACACGTTTACCAGCAAAGAGCCCCAGAGGGGCATGGGCAGCATGCCTAAGAGGGGCTTGGAGGTCAGCAAGTGTGAGATCGCCCGGTAAGAAGGGCCTCCCAGGTGGCTGGCTCCAGCGGCAGAGGCCAGGCCATGGCGGCCGTCCAGGGTGAAAGGTCAGATCTTCGGAGGCTGCTCAGAGCAGGAACCAGCCCACAGCAGGGCCAGGGTCAGAGGTCAGAGTGTGGAGGGGCTGGGGCGAGGCCTGGGAGTGGAGAGTGCAGGGAGCCAAGGGAGCCAGTGAGGGGGAGGCTCCACCCatggctcctccctcccccacctttcccAGGTTCTACAAACTGCACGAACGCAAGTGTGAGCCCATTGTCATGACCGTGCCAAGAAAGGTGAGGCCACCCGGTCCCCCGCCCACCCACTCGGGCAGGCGTGAGGTCTGTGAATGGGACACGGTTGAGTATGGATGTGGTCAGTGGGCTGGTCATAACCAGCCGGATGTTGGGCTTTGCCAGACAAGACAGGCAGGGCTGGGACAGGTTGAGCTGAGGCCCTGCTCCGGAAGAGCCACAGGAGATGGACAGGAGCCGGGCAGCCGTGGAGGGCTCCCTGTAGTAGGCGACACAGGGCCGACAGCATGGCTAGGGTGGGCATAAGCCAGGCAGGGGGAACAGAGGTGAGAATGGAGAGCGGACGGGAGTCTGGCTGTAGGGGAGACTCCCATGAGGAGGGCATCAGTCCCGTGTGGCCTAGCCTCAGATGTCCAGCCAAGAGCCTTGGACGAGCTTCGTCCTCCACTGAGTGAGCCGTTGTGCAAGCCGGGCACGTCCCAGGGAGCAGAGCTGTGAGGGAGGCTGACTTACACGGCTCCCAGGATCCCGTGAAACCACGTAGCTGGCCCCTGCTTAGGAGTGTTGGGAAGGCTTCTGAGGGGGTTGTTGGCGTGTCCCAAAGGGAAGTGAAATGACAGGTTTGTGCTTGAGAGAGGCCGCTGGAGGCCAGGCCATCGGAGGATGGGTTGGCAGGGTACAGGCCTGGAGGCCAAGGCAGTGATGAGAGGGTGGCTGCCCAGGGTCCCGATGAGAGGACCCTGACACTGGGCCCCTGACTGATCccgacctcccccaccccctgcccagtcGGACCTCTTCCAGGACGATCTGTACCCTGACACGGCTGGCCCTGAGGCggccctggaggcagaggagtgGGTGAGCGGGCAGGATGCCAACCCCATTCTCATCTCCCTGCGGGAGGCCTACGTGCCCAGCAAACAGCGGGACCTGAAGGTCAGCCGGCGCAACGTGTTATCCGATAGCCGGCCTGCCGTGGCCCCCAGCTCGGCCCGCCTAGGAGCCTCCACATCCGCTGTCGCCACTCACACTACCGCCCCCAGCGGCAGCCTCGCCGGAGCCGGGGTACGTGCCTCACAGTCGGGGCGGTGTTGGGAAGCCCCAGGTGTCACCCTGGTCTGCTGTGTGCGCCCGAGCCATTCGCCGCCTGTCTGCCGGGCTCAGGCCCCTGCCTGGTAGATCTGGGGAGGGCTGCAGCTCCACAACACCTGACCGcctatcccccccacccctactgTCCCTGCAGGAGGCTGGGAAGCTGGAGGAGGTGATGCAGGAGCTCCGGGCACTGAGGGCGCTGGTCAAGGAGCAGGGGGAGCGCATTGGCCGCCTGGAAGAACAGCTTGGCCGAGTAGAGAACGGGGACGCTTAGGACCATAGGCCCAGGGGGTGCCActccccctcacctcctcctccactcccttcTCACCCAGCCTCTGTTGGCAAGTCCCGCCGCCAGCTGGCTGCCTCCTGCGCCTGCCCAGGGCCTCTCGGGCAGGTTCGGGGGCAGTCCACACCCTGTCCCATCCTGTGGGCCCAGGCTAGAGCCACCACCTGGCTCTTGTCATTGTTACCGTGGAGGGTTTTTGTACCAAGGCAAGCTTATACTCTGAGGgaccatctcccccccccccaccccccccagttCCCTGCTCCTTCCGCAGAGTAAGCGGGAGGCACAGGCTCTATATTTTCATTccaaataaaattctctttctaaAAGCCAGGTTTGCCATTCTGCAaagggtggggctgggaaaggAAGTCTGGAAGGCTGGGGACAAATGAGGCCCACGGGGATCCCAGATCTGAGGGAGGTCTGGGGGCCATGAGCATCCCCCACAGCCAGCGCTTCCCTGAATTCTGCCGAGTAGAGAAACTGAGGTCGCAGACCTGTGGACACCCGGGACGGCGTCCTGCTTTGAGCTGGTGCCATTCCTCCTTTTGGAGGCCTGGTCATAGGCCCCAGAGCCCAAGCGTCACCCGGCGAGAGACCTAGGAGGCTCTGGTGTGGGTCAGGGTGGTCCCGAGAGGCCCAAGGCCCCCCACCAGGGGATATGGCAGGGAGTGTTGGGTGGGGTATTGTGGGCAGGAAGCGGAAGCGTCGAGTAACCCCCAGCTGCAGCTGAGCGCGCCAGAGCTCACTTCCACTCAGCACAGTCAGAGCTGGCGGTGGGCGCCTGAGCACTGAGGCCGGCGGACTGATGGTGAGCCCAGGAGCCCACTGGGCCCTGCAGTGGGGGCGACAGGTCGGGGCTGGAATGTCTGGGCCCTGGGAGCTAAGGGAGGATTTCTCCCCCATGCCCCATTGGGGCCCACGGGCAGAAGCAGCCAGTCAAGGGCAGAGGCGGGAGACCCCGGGCGAGCGTGGGGCAGAAGCTGGGCCTTCCTCTCACCTTACCGCCAAGCTGGGCCTCCCTGGGATTCAGAGTGTGCCCCTAGCACCCCACTCCGGGCCTAGACCCCCTTCAAGAACCTTTGCTAGACCCTCTCTCTCACCTGCTCTGCTTGGGACCTGGGACCTGGG is a genomic window of Acinonyx jubatus isolate Ajub_Pintada_27869175 chromosome D1, VMU_Ajub_asm_v1.0, whole genome shotgun sequence containing:
- the GPR152 gene encoding probable G-protein coupled receptor 152, with translation MAQRGTVTCLEVHSTLSHTQSLMISLVHQAPAPWPTAHWGPRMDTAMEANLGAAGHGPRTEPDDEDDYPQGGWDTVFLVALLLLGLPANGLMAWLAGSQARQGAGTRLALLLLSLALSDFLFLAAAAFQILEIQHGGHWPLGTAACRFYYFLWGVSYSSGLFLLAALSVDRCLLALCPHWYPGRRPARLPLWVCAGVWVLATLFSVPWLVFPKAAVWWYDLVICLDFWDGEELPLRMLEILGGFLPFLLLLVCHVLTQAAASRTCCRRRPRPTACRGFARVAKAILSAYVVLRLPYHLAQLLYLAFLWDVYPGYLLWEALVYSDYLTLLNSCLSPFLCLLASADLRALLRAVLSSFAAALCEERPGSFTPAEPQTQVDSGSQTLPGPVAGAQPQVNPVAQPRSDAVSQPRGNPAAQPRSDSVAQPQAEPTAQPRSDSVAQPQADFVMQPQLNASVRPQVNLESQPHLDFVAQPQVSPETPGPASGPALSPCDEASSAPSADPTPEAPENPAVPADSEGESPSSVPPEEAPGAGPT
- the CORO1B gene encoding coronin-1B — translated: MSFRKVVRQSKFRHVFGQPVKNDQCYEDIRVSRVTWDSTFCAVNPKFLAVIVEASGGGAFLVLPLSKTGRIDKAYPTVCGHTGPVLDIDWCPHNDEVIASGSEDCTVMVWQIPENGLASPLTEPVVVLEGHTKRVGIVTWHPTARNVLLSAGCDNVVLIWNVGTAEELYRLDGLHPDLIYNVSWNHNGSLFCSACKDKSVRIIDPRRGTLVAERERAHEGARPMRAIFLADGKVFTTGFSRMSERQLALWDPNLEEPMALQELDSSNGALLPFYDPDTSVVYVCGKGDSSIRYFEITDEPPYIHFLNTFTSKEPQRGMGSMPKRGLEVSKCEIARFYKLHERKCEPIVMTVPRKSDLFQDDLYPDTAGPEAALEAEEWVSGQDANPILISLREAYVPSKQRDLKVSRRNVLSDSRPAVAPSSARLGASTSAVATHTTAPSGSLAGAGEAGKLEEVMQELRALRALVKEQGERIGRLEEQLGRVENGDA